A window of the Mesotoga prima MesG1.Ag.4.2 genome harbors these coding sequences:
- the aroQ gene encoding type II 3-dehydroquinate dehydratase: MKILILNGPNLNMLGMREKSLYGSFTYSELSEAIERKCLESGASSELFQSNHEGDLIERIHNIDYDAIVINAGALTHYSYSLRDALELFRGIKIEVHISNIFAREEFRSKSVISPVCSGTIAGLGLNGYLLAIEYAVSHLKSLTDREATE; encoded by the coding sequence ATGAAAATACTTATATTGAACGGGCCAAACCTCAATATGCTTGGGATGAGAGAAAAAAGTCTGTATGGTAGCTTCACATACAGCGAACTTAGTGAAGCCATCGAAAGAAAGTGCCTGGAAAGCGGGGCTTCAAGTGAATTGTTCCAGTCCAATCACGAAGGAGATCTTATAGAGAGGATTCATAACATTGACTATGATGCGATCGTTATAAATGCAGGTGCACTAACTCATTACAGCTACTCGCTAAGAGACGCGCTTGAATTGTTTAGAGGGATCAAAATCGAAGTCCACATCTCAAACATCTTCGCCAGAGAAGAGTTCAGAAGCAAGTCGGTTATCTCTCCGGTATGCAGCGGAACGATCGCAGGACTTGGACTGAATGGATACTTGCTTGCGATAGAATATGCAGTTTCACATCTTAAATCGTTAACAGATCGGGAGGCGACAGAGTGA
- a CDS encoding TMEM175 family protein encodes MKRESPGSEIRINRLEALTDGVFAIAMTILVLSLEVPSRSQVTSQSELVQNIMSKGYQFLSYFISFFVIGSIWISTIRRTHILNKTDYKHLWLNMLNLFFVTTIPFTTSLLGDYGEYEFAEVLFHLDILILETIALVQWQYLMNNKDLIREDAIDDSNLIYYRKVYIFHVIVPLLGIAVSVFTPVWSNLVYLVIFFRVFFIRR; translated from the coding sequence TTGAAAAGAGAAAGCCCCGGTTCGGAAATACGTATTAACAGGCTGGAGGCACTTACCGATGGTGTTTTTGCCATTGCCATGACTATTCTCGTCCTATCACTCGAAGTACCAAGCAGAAGTCAGGTCACGAGCCAAAGCGAACTTGTTCAGAACATCATGAGCAAGGGTTATCAGTTTTTGAGCTACTTCATATCCTTCTTCGTTATTGGATCGATCTGGATCTCGACTATAAGGAGAACACACATTCTCAATAAGACCGATTACAAACACCTTTGGCTCAACATGCTCAATCTCTTTTTCGTCACGACGATTCCTTTCACTACATCCCTTTTGGGAGATTACGGCGAGTATGAATTTGCAGAGGTGCTCTTCCACTTAGATATCTTGATACTTGAGACAATCGCTCTAGTTCAGTGGCAGTATCTGATGAATAACAAGGATCTGATCCGTGAAGATGCAATAGATGATTCAAATTTAATCTACTATAGAAAAGTCTACATCTTTCATGTAATTGTTCCTTTGCTCGGTATTGCGGTCTCGGTGTTTACTCCCGTTTGGAGCAACCTTGTCTATCTCGTCATATTTTTCAGGGTGTTCTTTATCCGCAGGTAA
- the aroB gene encoding bifunctional shikimate kinase AroK/3-dehydroquinate synthase AroB, producing MRVFLIGMMGSGKSTIGRILSSVLDKKFIDMDSEIERAKGMSISEIFEKEGEKEFRRLEKNLLKELVRSDEIVVSTGGGVILDNENRQTLKGENSIYLRLPPADLYRRVSVKGRPLLREGKESIFRIWEERRELYEQFPSVDTSSQTQWETVAAISMKIAAGERKTLNSSSHPVSISPGGFKSIGRMPNTVVSKRVQRIFSEWIPSSAFSIDDGEEAKGFHTLFQIYEYLMDRGVSRSDMVVGAGGGTVTDLVGFASSTFKRGVPITLYPTTLLAQVDASIGGKNGLNFEGCKNVVGNFYMPYETIIDPVVTLSMDEGRFEEGLVEAFKIFLITGRWYENFKSRCRDLKNRNLRALSEMLEEAVRQKDRIVAIDTRETGMRRILNLGHTLGHLYEPLAGVSHGMAVAWGLEREMHYFANLGLIDEEMYREVSETLSEIVGLDFPQLPVEDALRLLRNDKKATTSESMEIEIPLVRKPGSFEFAKVRLDDLLAVVV from the coding sequence ATGAGAGTATTCCTCATTGGAATGATGGGTTCGGGGAAGAGCACGATAGGTAGAATCCTCTCTTCGGTTCTCGACAAAAAATTCATAGATATGGATTCGGAGATCGAAAGGGCTAAGGGGATGAGCATAAGTGAGATTTTTGAGAAAGAGGGTGAGAAAGAATTCAGAAGACTGGAGAAGAACCTTCTGAAAGAGCTAGTCCGGAGCGACGAGATTGTCGTATCGACGGGAGGGGGTGTAATACTGGATAATGAGAACCGTCAGACATTAAAGGGAGAGAATTCCATCTATCTCAGACTTCCTCCAGCCGATCTATACAGAAGGGTAAGTGTGAAGGGTCGCCCTCTACTGAGGGAAGGGAAGGAAAGCATTTTCAGGATTTGGGAAGAACGAAGGGAGCTCTATGAGCAGTTTCCTTCCGTTGATACTTCGAGTCAAACACAGTGGGAGACCGTTGCAGCGATATCTATGAAAATCGCCGCCGGTGAAAGAAAGACACTTAATAGCAGTTCTCACCCTGTCTCAATATCCCCGGGTGGGTTCAAATCTATAGGTAGGATGCCGAACACGGTAGTCTCAAAAAGGGTTCAAAGGATCTTTTCCGAATGGATTCCCTCTTCGGCTTTTTCCATAGATGACGGTGAAGAAGCAAAGGGATTTCATACACTTTTTCAAATCTATGAATATCTAATGGATCGAGGAGTTTCTAGAAGTGACATGGTGGTCGGTGCAGGTGGAGGAACCGTAACGGATCTCGTTGGATTCGCTTCCTCGACATTTAAGAGAGGTGTTCCAATAACCCTATATCCAACGACTCTTCTTGCTCAAGTAGATGCTTCAATAGGCGGGAAGAATGGGCTGAATTTCGAAGGATGCAAGAATGTTGTCGGCAACTTCTATATGCCCTATGAGACAATCATAGATCCAGTAGTAACGCTTTCGATGGACGAAGGACGGTTTGAAGAAGGCCTGGTAGAGGCCTTCAAGATATTCCTTATCACGGGCCGATGGTATGAGAATTTCAAGAGCCGATGCAGAGACCTGAAGAATAGGAATCTGAGAGCCCTGAGTGAGATGTTGGAAGAAGCCGTAAGGCAGAAGGATAGAATAGTGGCGATTGATACGCGTGAAACAGGAATGAGAAGGATTCTGAATCTTGGCCACACACTGGGGCATCTCTACGAGCCATTAGCCGGAGTTTCGCACGGCATGGCGGTGGCGTGGGGGCTGGAAAGAGAGATGCACTACTTCGCAAATCTAGGCCTTATAGATGAGGAAATGTACAGAGAAGTCTCGGAAACGCTATCCGAAATCGTCGGTCTTGATTTCCCACAGCTACCTGTCGAAGATGCTCTAAGATTACTTAGAAATGATAAGAAGGCAACGACCTCGGAGAGCATGGAGATAGAGATTCCTCTCGTAAGGAAGCCAGGTTCCTTTGAATTTGCAAAGGTGAGACTAGATGATCTATTGGCCGTGGTCGTATGA
- the aroH gene encoding chorismate mutase, with protein sequence MKAIRGATSIEADCPEEIRNSVIELMEEIFSRNKITELHSVIFTVTNDITSYNPATAFRKVFNQSDVALLCLYEASFENSPGGIIRVLLHCESETKNFVYLRRAKNLRPDKVQAGDSKA encoded by the coding sequence GTGAAAGCTATAAGGGGAGCAACATCTATTGAAGCAGATTGCCCTGAAGAGATAAGAAACTCCGTGATTGAACTCATGGAGGAGATATTCAGCAGGAATAAGATCACCGAACTGCACTCCGTGATATTTACCGTAACTAATGACATAACTTCATACAATCCAGCGACTGCTTTCAGAAAAGTGTTCAATCAAAGCGATGTTGCGCTTCTGTGCCTATATGAAGCCTCCTTTGAAAACTCTCCCGGGGGGATTATCAGAGTGCTTCTCCACTGTGAGTCGGAGACGAAGAATTTCGTTTATCTGCGACGAGCTAAAAATCTCCGGCCCGACAAGGTGCAGGCAGGAGATTCGAAGGCATGA
- the aroA gene encoding 3-phosphoshikimate 1-carboxyvinyltransferase — MRLLPSKKVVGEIAVPPDKSISHRALMMCSMSSGVSVVHNLLESEDTLRTFRIIGELGGNFRGGFDRMEISLASWKESLRPLDCGNSGTTARLMAGVLSGKEGFHVLFGDDSLSGRPMERVVRPLKEMGASISARQDSLLPMCITGGKLSGSEHSLSVASAQVKSAILLAGIQAEGTTAVTEPHCSRDHTERLLRSMGAKISVSNKRVEVEKSELLPIRFSIPGDVSSAAFPIALAVLHENGKVTIREVGLNQGRTGFLRLLIKMGADIEMEVEESLPEPVGTIVARSSRLIGVEVGSDLIPSMIDELPLIALAGVFAEGTTTVRGAGELRKKESDRISVTVQNFRRIGVEILEHEDGFSVEGPQRITGGKVDSYGDHRIAMLFSLAGPLSREGVEVTNSNAVNVSFPGFFKTLEEVCQ, encoded by the coding sequence ATGAGGTTACTACCTTCAAAGAAAGTTGTCGGAGAAATTGCTGTACCTCCGGATAAATCGATTTCTCACAGGGCTCTAATGATGTGCTCTATGAGTAGCGGCGTTAGTGTCGTCCACAACCTGCTTGAAAGCGAAGACACTCTGAGGACGTTTAGAATAATCGGCGAACTTGGAGGGAACTTCAGAGGCGGCTTCGACAGAATGGAAATATCTTTGGCGTCGTGGAAAGAATCGTTAAGGCCTCTTGACTGTGGGAATTCCGGGACTACCGCTAGACTGATGGCCGGAGTTCTTTCGGGAAAGGAAGGTTTTCACGTTCTCTTTGGAGATGATTCTCTGTCAGGTAGGCCAATGGAGAGAGTCGTTAGACCCTTGAAAGAGATGGGGGCAAGCATATCGGCCCGCCAGGATTCACTTCTTCCAATGTGTATAACTGGTGGAAAGCTGAGCGGATCTGAGCATTCTCTCTCAGTTGCCAGCGCTCAGGTCAAGAGTGCGATTTTGCTGGCGGGGATTCAAGCGGAAGGTACTACGGCCGTTACTGAGCCACACTGCAGCAGGGACCACACAGAGAGACTACTCCGATCAATGGGTGCCAAAATCAGTGTAAGTAATAAGAGAGTTGAAGTAGAAAAGAGCGAGCTTCTACCGATCCGGTTTTCGATTCCCGGGGACGTTTCATCGGCCGCCTTTCCGATAGCTCTGGCGGTTCTTCACGAAAACGGCAAGGTAACTATTAGAGAAGTCGGACTGAATCAAGGTAGGACCGGGTTCTTAAGGCTTCTTATCAAAATGGGTGCAGACATCGAGATGGAGGTTGAAGAGAGCTTGCCAGAACCGGTGGGCACAATCGTAGCCAGATCTTCCCGTCTTATAGGAGTGGAAGTCGGAAGTGATTTGATTCCTTCAATGATTGATGAACTCCCACTGATTGCGCTTGCAGGAGTTTTCGCGGAAGGTACAACGACTGTGAGAGGCGCCGGGGAGCTGAGAAAGAAAGAGTCGGACAGGATATCCGTTACCGTTCAGAACTTCAGAAGAATTGGCGTAGAAATCCTTGAACATGAAGACGGCTTTAGTGTGGAAGGTCCTCAAAGAATAACGGGAGGAAAGGTCGACTCTTATGGTGATCACAGGATTGCGATGCTATTCTCATTAGCCGGACCGCTAAGCAGAGAAGGAGTGGAAGTAACTAACTCGAATGCAGTCAATGTTTCCTTTCCCGGGTTCTTCAAAACACTTGAGGAGGTTTGTCAGTGA
- a CDS encoding GNAT family N-acetyltransferase, with product MREEDLKRAILEAWSKRLGFSSDRFFLGTYFFFPDESKRGKGGIEQLSFERQTVILYDPLLEDVFKSIETQDENPGDYLADLIRDSFLLLKKTSIKYLNPSNYVPFYPPTEFSVRRLNQGDRTAFYRFRNQCTREDLAEGFVELDHVAVFGALYEDEIVAVSSIIVWDEIADIGIITMPDFRELGLGKALGSRASEWAVINKKLIQYRHNVLNYGSLKVSRALGFREYIVDQEYSYKG from the coding sequence TTGAGAGAGGAAGATCTGAAAAGGGCAATACTTGAAGCATGGTCAAAACGATTGGGTTTTTCATCCGATAGATTTTTTCTTGGAACGTATTTCTTTTTTCCCGATGAGAGCAAGAGAGGAAAGGGCGGGATCGAGCAACTGAGCTTTGAAAGGCAGACAGTCATCTTATACGATCCCTTGCTAGAAGATGTTTTCAAGTCTATAGAAACCCAGGATGAGAATCCCGGCGATTATTTGGCCGATTTGATTCGAGACTCGTTTCTTCTTTTGAAGAAGACTTCCATCAAATATCTCAATCCTTCAAATTATGTTCCTTTTTACCCGCCCACCGAGTTCAGTGTAAGAAGGCTCAATCAAGGGGACAGAACGGCATTCTATCGCTTCAGAAACCAGTGCACCAGGGAGGATCTGGCCGAGGGGTTTGTAGAGCTTGATCATGTTGCCGTTTTCGGAGCCCTGTACGAAGACGAAATCGTTGCGGTTTCCAGCATAATTGTCTGGGATGAAATTGCAGATATCGGTATAATTACGATGCCTGATTTCAGAGAGCTCGGTCTGGGCAAGGCTCTTGGTTCTAGAGCGAGCGAGTGGGCTGTCATAAACAAAAAATTGATTCAGTACAGGCATAACGTCTTGAACTATGGATCGCTTAAGGTTTCTCGCGCTCTGGGGTTTAGAGAGTACATTGTAGATCAGGAATACTCATACAAAGGTTAG
- the aroF gene encoding 3-deoxy-7-phosphoheptulonate synthase codes for MVVVLKRGTGEEEIKQVESLSESLNLSCHVSRGLERVVIGVIGDDRYMSVERFEALECVEQVVRVLKPFKLVSREFHSEDISVEIGDLSVGEGKFIVMAGPCAIEDRPMMEESAAFLSEMGVRVIRGGAFKPRTSPYSFQGLGEIGLRYLREAADHYGLKTVTEVTGEGTLEAVSEMSDILQIGARNSQNFQLIQKVAEKRKPILLKKGFMNTVEELLLSAEYIASRGNMSIILCERGIRTFETATRNTLDISAVPLIKLQSPLPVIVDPSHASGRRDLIIPLSRAALAVGANGIEVEVHPRPEKALSDSKQSLSFGEFEKLMNSLEQLADATELSLT; via the coding sequence ATGGTAGTCGTTCTTAAGAGAGGTACCGGCGAAGAGGAGATTAAGCAAGTGGAGTCTCTTTCTGAGAGTCTGAATCTCAGCTGTCATGTTTCCAGAGGATTGGAAAGAGTGGTAATAGGTGTGATTGGAGACGACCGATATATGTCCGTGGAACGCTTTGAGGCTCTTGAATGTGTTGAGCAGGTTGTACGTGTTCTTAAGCCTTTCAAGCTCGTATCGAGAGAGTTTCACAGTGAAGATATCTCAGTGGAGATCGGGGATTTGTCTGTTGGAGAAGGCAAGTTCATAGTCATGGCCGGTCCATGCGCGATTGAAGATCGACCTATGATGGAAGAGAGCGCAGCCTTTCTTTCGGAAATGGGAGTTAGGGTAATTAGAGGGGGAGCCTTCAAGCCGAGGACTTCCCCGTACTCTTTTCAAGGTCTCGGAGAGATTGGCTTGAGATACTTGAGAGAGGCCGCAGATCATTATGGCCTCAAGACGGTGACCGAAGTAACTGGCGAAGGGACGCTTGAAGCCGTGAGTGAAATGAGCGACATACTGCAAATTGGCGCGAGAAACTCGCAGAACTTTCAGCTTATACAGAAAGTGGCCGAAAAGAGAAAGCCGATTCTTCTGAAGAAGGGCTTCATGAATACGGTCGAAGAGCTTCTCCTTTCAGCAGAGTACATCGCATCGAGGGGAAACATGTCGATAATCCTTTGTGAAAGGGGAATCAGAACCTTTGAGACGGCCACGCGGAACACGCTAGACATCTCTGCCGTACCTCTAATAAAGCTGCAATCGCCTCTGCCGGTCATCGTGGATCCGAGCCACGCCTCGGGGAGAAGAGACTTGATAATACCACTTTCCAGAGCAGCTCTGGCTGTCGGGGCAAATGGTATCGAAGTAGAGGTTCACCCAAGGCCGGAGAAGGCTCTTTCGGACAGCAAACAGAGTCTCAGTTTCGGCGAATTTGAAAAGCTTATGAATAGTCTCGAACAGTTGGCCGATGCCACAGAGCTTTCGCTCACTTGA
- a CDS encoding DUF4345 family protein, whose translation MEIAFTIIRFIVAVLTAVTGVYIVLRPESYAKLAEFSTGNSRGRTEVKTIMGGTFIGLGVAPIILLGSTIAFIFLGIVYLFIAATRILSMFVDKSFTFTNLIILLVEMAFGLIMVIRV comes from the coding sequence ATGGAAATAGCTTTCACCATTATTCGTTTTATAGTTGCGGTTCTAACTGCCGTAACCGGTGTGTATATAGTATTGAGACCTGAATCCTACGCAAAACTTGCCGAGTTTTCGACCGGCAATTCAAGAGGGAGAACCGAGGTAAAGACTATTATGGGGGGAACCTTTATAGGGCTGGGAGTGGCTCCAATAATTCTCCTTGGCTCAACGATTGCCTTCATTTTTCTGGGAATAGTTTATTTGTTCATCGCGGCAACGCGGATTTTATCAATGTTTGTGGACAAGTCATTCACGTTCACCAATTTAATTATCCTTCTTGTTGAAATGGCTTTTGGTCTAATTATGGTGATTCGTGTATGA
- a CDS encoding prephenate dehydrogenase gives MKVHIIGAGSIGGSIALRLSKRGHRVSIFDQNVVTTEMLRKKDPSIEVSSDAFTPGDLTVIALPMNSEEELLLSADFTGPAFDVASVMQPFQEIARLRKIRLISGHPMAGNVHKGPAGWDESMFDGRVFLFSPGEFATGEDLGLVLMVVSELGSSPEYLPPERHDYIVGRISQTAYFLSRTLLRLGGDFEKYSGPGYASTSRLGRQNMDMVLDMARFNGRNIASSLEEAESYLHDIRTAIEEGDLSKLEELISGY, from the coding sequence ATGAAGGTCCACATAATAGGAGCCGGTTCGATCGGGGGATCGATTGCATTGAGGCTTTCGAAGCGCGGCCATAGGGTTTCGATCTTTGACCAGAATGTTGTGACAACAGAGATGCTTAGGAAGAAGGATCCGAGCATTGAAGTATCTTCAGATGCCTTTACGCCAGGGGACCTGACCGTTATCGCACTACCAATGAACTCCGAAGAGGAGCTGCTACTGTCGGCCGATTTCACCGGCCCGGCATTTGATGTTGCGAGCGTAATGCAACCCTTCCAGGAGATAGCTAGACTCAGGAAGATAAGATTGATAAGCGGCCATCCCATGGCCGGCAACGTACACAAGGGTCCGGCCGGCTGGGACGAATCTATGTTCGATGGCCGCGTATTCCTGTTTTCTCCGGGAGAGTTCGCAACCGGAGAGGACCTTGGCCTTGTGCTGATGGTGGTATCTGAACTGGGGTCTTCTCCCGAATACCTCCCGCCAGAGAGGCACGATTATATAGTCGGTAGAATAAGCCAGACAGCCTATTTTCTTTCGAGAACTCTTCTGAGACTGGGTGGTGATTTTGAGAAGTATTCCGGACCCGGTTACGCTTCGACCTCAAGGCTTGGAAGACAGAACATGGATATGGTTCTCGATATGGCGAGATTCAATGGCAGGAATATCGCCTCGTCGCTTGAGGAAGCGGAGAGTTATCTCCATGACATAAGAACTGCAATCGAGGAGGGGGATCTCAGTAAGCTTGAAGAACTGATATCGGGATATTAG
- a CDS encoding NAD(P)-dependent oxidoreductase gives MKIIIFGGTGRVGRVILDRALGENHIVTVFVGDVSKLTVRKENLRIFQGDVFNSQSVRDAIRGQDAIISALGPDNSGSVNDTLAVAMKNIVSGARETEVNKIVTIANSGILQLSPRELRLDSPNYPQYLKKSSREFLDAFEILKTSELDWVVVCPPFMTFSEGNQSYRVSADFLPENGVKISVQDVAEFAFKQLFTSEYSQKRVGIAY, from the coding sequence TTGAAGATAATTATCTTTGGTGGTACCGGAAGAGTGGGGAGGGTCATTCTAGATAGGGCCTTAGGCGAAAATCATATAGTCACAGTCTTCGTTGGAGACGTTTCAAAGTTGACCGTAAGAAAAGAGAATCTTAGGATCTTCCAGGGGGACGTCTTCAACAGTCAGAGTGTAAGGGACGCAATAAGAGGTCAGGATGCCATAATCAGTGCCCTCGGTCCAGACAATTCAGGCAGTGTCAACGATACCCTGGCAGTAGCTATGAAAAATATTGTCAGTGGCGCAAGAGAAACCGAGGTAAACAAGATAGTCACGATCGCGAATTCCGGGATTCTTCAGCTTTCCCCTAGAGAGCTAAGGCTCGATTCTCCCAACTATCCTCAGTACCTGAAAAAATCTTCAAGAGAATTTCTGGACGCGTTCGAAATCCTCAAGACTTCTGAACTGGATTGGGTTGTCGTATGTCCTCCATTCATGACTTTTTCGGAGGGCAACCAGAGTTACAGGGTTTCTGCCGATTTCCTTCCAGAAAATGGAGTGAAGATTTCGGTTCAGGATGTCGCTGAATTTGCCTTCAAACAGTTGTTCACCTCTGAGTACTCTCAGAAGAGAGTTGGAATAGCCTATTAG
- a CDS encoding YggS family pyridoxal phosphate-dependent enzyme, with amino-acid sequence MIAENVKRLRSEIPDYVTIVAASKTRTASEILEILESGLKDVGENYVQEAEGKFEAIGNKARWHCIGHLQRNKVKRAIEIFDIIQTVDSFKLAEEIDKRCSYLSKKMPVMVEVNSGKEENKAGVLPENVLQLITEISPLKNIAVVGLMTMGPFTEDPEEIRPSLRLTRRLFEEISKEKIEGVEMKYLSMGMSNSYRVAIEEGSNMVRLGTIIFGERQ; translated from the coding sequence ATGATTGCTGAGAATGTGAAAAGGCTGAGAAGTGAAATACCTGATTATGTTACAATTGTAGCTGCATCGAAAACGAGAACCGCTTCAGAAATTTTGGAGATTCTGGAAAGTGGCTTGAAAGATGTCGGTGAGAACTACGTTCAGGAGGCAGAAGGAAAGTTCGAAGCCATAGGCAACAAAGCTAGATGGCATTGTATTGGGCACTTACAGAGAAACAAAGTGAAGAGGGCCATAGAGATATTCGATATAATTCAGACCGTAGATTCATTCAAGCTCGCAGAGGAGATAGACAAGAGATGTTCATACCTTAGTAAGAAGATGCCGGTCATGGTCGAAGTTAACAGCGGCAAGGAGGAGAACAAGGCCGGTGTCTTGCCGGAAAATGTTCTACAGCTGATAACCGAAATCTCACCGCTCAAGAATATTGCGGTGGTCGGTCTAATGACTATGGGGCCTTTCACAGAGGATCCTGAAGAGATAAGACCTAGTTTGAGGCTTACGAGAAGACTTTTCGAAGAGATCTCAAAAGAGAAGATCGAAGGAGTCGAGATGAAGTACCTGTCGATGGGAATGTCCAATTCCTACAGGGTAGCGATCGAAGAGGGTTCAAATATGGTTAGACTGGGAACGATTATCTTCGGAGAGCGACAATAA
- the aroC gene encoding chorismate synthase yields MKFTVAGDSHGSGVFGVIEELPSGVSLSIEKIDRQLQRRQKGYGRGQRMKGEEDRAIVKSGLWKDLTTGAPLLIEIENKVSSAEKSVRSIPRPGHSDYAAWTRYKLNDLAVYAERSSARWTAALTAIGSVASQILQELGITLCSSVIAIGKVSCERPTGTEWISRNCGSPVFCHDEIAYREMLKEIDTANELGETLGGRFVVIADGIPAGTGGYGSLFERLDSRIGKHFMAIPSVKGIFIGNPDVSLRGGEYHDKLYIKDGIVFRQTNNAGGIEGGISNGERIVVEASVKPIPSLRRGISSVDLSDLNETKTPYVRSDTTAVPAAAIVGESMLALLLLEAILERFGNGDFCSIKRRVKDESIPHWNDGFGEEHDR; encoded by the coding sequence ATGAAGTTTACCGTAGCCGGAGACTCTCATGGCAGCGGCGTCTTCGGGGTTATCGAGGAGTTGCCGTCTGGTGTCTCTCTTTCGATCGAAAAGATAGATAGACAGCTTCAACGAAGGCAGAAGGGCTATGGCAGGGGACAGAGGATGAAGGGCGAAGAGGATAGGGCAATCGTGAAGTCGGGTCTTTGGAAGGATCTTACGACTGGTGCCCCTCTTTTGATTGAGATAGAGAACAAGGTTTCCAGTGCCGAGAAGAGCGTGAGAAGCATTCCAAGGCCCGGACATTCCGATTATGCTGCGTGGACTAGATACAAACTGAATGATCTGGCGGTTTATGCAGAGCGAAGCAGTGCAAGATGGACTGCAGCCCTTACTGCGATCGGCTCAGTCGCGTCTCAGATTCTTCAAGAGCTTGGAATTACCTTGTGCAGCTCAGTCATAGCGATCGGAAAGGTCAGCTGTGAACGTCCCACAGGGACAGAATGGATTTCGAGGAATTGTGGATCTCCGGTGTTTTGCCACGACGAAATCGCCTACCGGGAAATGTTGAAGGAGATTGATACGGCAAACGAACTTGGCGAAACACTTGGGGGGAGATTTGTTGTAATCGCCGATGGAATACCGGCGGGGACCGGAGGATACGGCAGTCTCTTTGAAAGACTTGATTCGAGAATCGGGAAACACTTCATGGCGATTCCCTCAGTTAAGGGTATATTCATTGGAAATCCCGATGTGAGCCTTCGAGGAGGCGAATACCACGATAAGCTTTACATCAAAGACGGGATAGTTTTCAGGCAGACGAATAACGCCGGCGGTATCGAGGGTGGGATATCAAACGGCGAACGAATCGTTGTTGAGGCAAGCGTGAAGCCGATCCCTTCGTTGAGGAGGGGAATCTCTTCCGTTGACTTGAGCGACTTGAATGAGACAAAGACTCCTTACGTTCGTTCCGACACTACAGCCGTTCCGGCGGCTGCAATCGTAGGAGAGTCTATGCTTGCGCTCTTGTTACTTGAGGCGATTCTCGAAAGATTTGGAAATGGTGATTTCTGCTCGATAAAAAGGAGGGTGAAGGATGAGAGTATTCCTCATTGGAATGATGGGTTCGGGGAAGAGCACGATAGGTAG
- a CDS encoding shikimate dehydrogenase family protein, giving the protein MKLCIIGHPVSHSLSPAIYGRFFERMGIDATYEAVDILPDEFAEEITSVAEHFDGFNVTIPFKEKIIAHVVSQVEPPLSAINCVFERRGYNTDWVGFGKPLLERSIEEPVMIIGAGGAARAVIFFLRKAGVKRIELLNRTLSRAEKIKEEFEILGRFEISVFPFESIREVASRSMSIVNASSLGMNGEETGITSKELVGKSLVYDLIYWKTPLIELSHNCGVETVLDGRDMLLHQALENLKIWGLPSGDVFEKTFWEVVR; this is encoded by the coding sequence GTGAAGTTGTGCATAATTGGACATCCAGTTTCCCACAGTTTATCGCCGGCCATTTACGGACGGTTTTTCGAAAGAATGGGCATCGATGCAACTTACGAGGCAGTTGACATTCTTCCAGATGAATTTGCAGAAGAGATAACTTCAGTTGCAGAGCATTTCGACGGGTTCAACGTTACAATTCCATTCAAGGAGAAGATTATCGCTCACGTGGTAAGCCAGGTTGAACCTCCGCTTTCGGCAATAAACTGTGTCTTCGAGAGAAGGGGATATAACACGGACTGGGTAGGTTTCGGCAAGCCTTTGCTCGAGAGATCAATAGAGGAGCCCGTAATGATTATTGGAGCAGGGGGTGCTGCGAGGGCAGTGATTTTCTTCTTGAGGAAAGCGGGCGTTAAGAGGATAGAGCTGCTTAACAGAACGCTTTCCAGGGCGGAAAAGATCAAAGAAGAGTTCGAGATACTGGGGCGGTTTGAAATATCTGTCTTTCCATTTGAGTCAATCAGAGAGGTTGCTTCGAGGAGCATGAGCATAGTCAACGCTTCCTCTCTTGGAATGAACGGAGAGGAAACGGGTATCACCTCAAAAGAACTTGTCGGTAAGAGCCTCGTTTACGATTTGATCTACTGGAAAACGCCTTTGATTGAGCTTTCACACAACTGCGGAGTAGAAACAGTTCTTGACGGAAGAGATATGCTGCTTCACCAGGCTCTCGAGAATCTCAAAATATGGGGTCTGCCTTCAGGCGATGTCTTCGAAAAGACGTTCTGGGAAGTGGTGCGATGA